The genomic window gtgtagtGTGTGGTGTAGTGTGTGGTGTGGTCTGTGGAAGTAGTGTGGAAGTAGTGTGGAAGTAGTGTGGAAGTAGTGTGGAAGTAGTGTGGAAGTAGTGTGGAAGTAGTGTGTAGTGTGTGGTGTAGTGTGTGGAAGTAGTGTGTGGAAGTAGTGTGTGGAAGTAGTGTGTGGAAGTAGTGTGTGGAAGTAGTGTGTGGAAGTAGTGTGTGGAAGTAGTGTGTGGAAGTAGTGTGTGGAAGTAGTGTGTGGTGTAGTGTGTGGAAGTAGTGTGTGGAAGTAGTGTGTGGAAGTAGTGTGTAGTGTAGTATGTGGAGTAGTGTGGTGTAGTATGTGGTGTGATGTAGTGTGTGGTGTGGCGTGGTGTAGTGTGTGCTGTAGTGTGTGGTATGTGGAGTAGTGCGTGGTGTGGTGTGTAGAAGTAGTGTGTGACTCTAGTGACTCTATTGACTCTAGTGACTCTATTGACTCTAGTGGTTGGATGGCGTTGGATGGCGCTGGTGGGGTGGGGACGGGGTGGATGAAGATGTGAAGATgaagacgagacgagacggAGACGGAATCACCTGGATTTCTTTACTATTTCCCTTCTCGAACttgagagagagagagagatgGAAATGTAGATAGGATTCAGATGAGATTCAGATTGGTCTTCCTTGCTACTCCTGGACGCCGTTGCCATTGCCGGTTGGATACAGACATGTGTATCTGGGACTTTGTGTGCTGGTACTGGTACTGgtactgctactgctgctgctactgctgctgctacgGCTACGGCTACGGCTACGGCTACGGCTACGGCTACGGCTGTAGATTGTATAGTGCCGTCTGCACATGTTCAAGCTTGAGCTAGTCTAATTCCACAGCCGTATCGTGCCGTCTGCGCCGGCACTGACACACCAGGGCTCGCGCGGATGCCACTGGACGTCCATGACGCCGAGTCGCTGCCTGACCTTGTGGCCCTTGAGGACCTTGAGCGGGACAATGGTCGCGTTCTCCATCAGGTCGGTGACGACGTTGCCGTGGAAGATCTGCAGAGTGCCGTCGTCGCTGGCGTCGGCGAACAGGGGGTAGGCGGCCTGGTGGAAGGCGACGGCGCGGATGGCAGCGGTGTGGAAGCGGAGGGTTTTGTACGGCTTGGTGGAGAGCTCGAGGTCGTGCCAGAGCAGGCGCTTGTCGTAGGTGCCGACGATGAGGTTGTCGCCGCCGGGGTGGACGGCCATGGAGGAGATCCATTTCGCGCCGGGCTGCAGGATCTTGACGAGCTCTTGCTTGGCCAGGTCGTAGCTGCGGATGGTGTTGCGGGTGGCGACGAAGAAGATGGCTTTGCTGGGGTGGAACTGGGCCGTCTGGGCGATGCCTTTGAGGCGGCGGAAGGGGAGTTGGGTCAGGTGTTTGGAGACGGTGTGGATGGCGACCGAGGAGGACTGGCCGCGGGGGGAGACGGTGCAGAAGTAGTCGCCGCGGCGGTGCCAGGAGAGGGTTTTGATGGCGCTGCGGACCTCGACCTGGACGAGGATGCCCTTGTCCTCCCTCTTCTTCTCGGGTCGCGACCAGAGGCCGGGGGGTGTGTTGGGCGCGTCGTGGGCGTTGGTGCTGGTGGACTTGGACGAGGCGTAGCCCCAGCCGGCGTCGACGAGGTCGCGCGAGCGCTGCTCGACGTCGGGGGAGAGGAGGGCGAAGGGGACGATGAGGTAGACGTGTTcgccggcggcggcggcgaggaTCGAGGCTTCCTTGACGGGCCGCCACGAGACGGCGTCGACGGCGTCGTCGGACGAGAGGCGCGCGTTCCACAGCTGGCGGCCGGTCAGGATCTCCCAGATGCGCACGTAGCCGTCGTCGCCGCCGCTGGCAAGGAAGATGCCGAGCGGGTCGACGGAGACGGAGCGCACGCGGCCTTGGTGGCCGCGGGAGATGGCGGCGCAGGTGGTGGGGAAGGGCTTGAGATCGTCCGGGTCGGGCAGCTTGGGCAGGAGGGAGTCGGGGTCGATGTTCAGCCGGTTTCGGCGTATGCGGGGGGCGAGGTACAGGTCCAGGCTGCGCTCGAAGCGCTCCTTGACAAAGGCGTCGTAGCCGGGGACCTTGCGCAGGGCGTCGTAGCTCTTGGGCAGGAACTCTCGCTCTCggtcctcgtcgtcctgcTCGCGCCAGGCGTGCTCCTCGGCCTTGTCCGGGAGGTACTCGGGCGGCGGGTGGTAGCTGGCCTCGTAGCCAGGCGGAGGCAGCTTGGGCGCGGCGATGTGCATCGAATTGTCTGGCCGCGGCTTCTCGTCGGCCCAGACGTCGAAGGAGAAGGGGTCGGCGTCTTGCTCGAGCTCGGGCGGCCTGTAGGGGGCAATGCGGCCCTCGCGGATGGCCTTGACGATCTTCATGACGCGCTTGGCCTCGTGCTTGGAGGGGACAAAGCGGCGCTTGGGCTCGGGGGCGGCGCTCAGCGGCATGATCTCCTGGTCGACGCCGGAGAAGTAGGCGACCATGTCCGGGTAGGGGTCGTAGCCGTCCTCGACGACCTCGTTGCGCGCGACCTTTTTCAGCACGCTGAGCTCCTCGTCGGTCAGGTTCAGCGGCTGGCCGGTGGCGGGGTCGGTCAGGCCGGTCCAGCCCTTGGGGATGTCGATGCTGTCGAGCAGGGCGTCGAGGGCGTCGCCCTTTGCGGGCCGCATGATGCGCCTGCCGTTGATGTCGTAGCCGATGTGCGGGTACTCGTCGTAGTAGGCGAGGTCGATGTTGCCGATGGTGTTGGTCTGCTCGGCGTCGGAGTCGTCCGACTCGTAGACGGGCTCGATTTCGCGGTAGAGGTAGCGCGTGTTGCCGTTGGCGTCGGTCTGGACGGTGTAGTTGGGCTTGAggccgtcgtcgtcgtcggcggggTCGGGGTCCATGTCGTGTGTGTGCTGCCGGGGCTCCGAGGTCTTGAGGGTGCGCATCTGCTCGCGGATGGCCtgctcgtcttcttcttcttcttcttcttcttcttcgtcgtcgtcgtcgtcgtcgtcgtcgtcggacAGGCCCTCGATTATGCTGCTGGCGTCTGTCTCGTctccctcctcttcctcgtcgtcgtcgtcttcggaATGCGACAGGATGCCCTCGAGCAGGCCGTCGCCCAGTTCGTCGTCCGACTCGCTCtctggcggtggcggcggcgccTTGACCGCCGCCTTTCTCTTGCGCGGGTTGACAGACatggcggtgggcggtgggcggtgggcggtgggcggtgcgTGTGGTCGGGCGCTCCAGTCCACGCGCAGCTCGGCGTGCTCGAAAAAAAAGTTGGGCCACGGCAAAAGCTTCGGCGGGTCCCGCGCTAGCAGGGGTCGTGGGCGGTGGGTGCGGTGCAACACCAACGCGGGCTGCTCCTCGACCGTTGCTGCATCGCGGCCTCGCTGTCTGGCTGCACCGCGACATCGACATCAACATCACCGCTCTCCCACGCCCGCGCCACTTCTCCCACGCCCGCGCCACTTCTCCCACGCCCGCGCCACTCGTCCACCACGCCCGCGCCCCGTCGAGCGCGCATAGCAGACAGTATTGTGCCACGAGCCGCCATGGCCACGCGCCACGCTGATTCATCAAGGCACGACCGCGCTCGCTACTCTCCGCCCCGCCGCGACCGATCCCGCTCGCCCGTCCGCCGCGACCGCTCGCGAGATCGCTACACCGACCGCTACCCGGCCACCGCCAGGCGCGACGACCGCCACACCGACGACCGCCACATCGACCGGGACCGCGACCGGGACCGGGACCGGGACAGAGGGGGCCGCGACCGCAGAGACGACCGCCGGGACGACCGCCGGGACGAGCGCAGAGACGAGCGCAGAGACCGCCGCCGCTCGCGCTCGCCCCCGCCCCGCCGCGACAGGGACCGTTCACGCGACCGCCGCCATGCCC from Ascochyta rabiei chromosome 2, complete sequence includes these protein-coding regions:
- a CDS encoding Ribosome biogenesis protein erb1 is translated as MSVNPRKRKAAVKAPPPPPESESDDELGDGLLEGILSHSEDDDDEEEEGDETDASSIIEGLSDDDDDDDDDEEEEEEEEEDEQAIREQMRTLKTSEPRQHTHDMDPDPADDDDGLKPNYTVQTDANGNTRYLYREIEPVYESDDSDAEQTNTIGNIDLAYYDEYPHIGYDINGRRIMRPAKGDALDALLDSIDIPKGWTGLTDPATGQPLNLTDEELSVLKKVARNEVVEDGYDPYPDMVAYFSGVDQEIMPLSAAPEPKRRFVPSKHEAKRVMKIVKAIREGRIAPYRPPELEQDADPFSFDVWADEKPRPDNSMHIAAPKLPPPGYEASYHPPPEYLPDKAEEHAWREQDDEDREREFLPKSYDALRKVPGYDAFVKERFERSLDLYLAPRIRRNRLNIDPDSLLPKLPDPDDLKPFPTTCAAISRGHQGRVRSVSVDPLGIFLASGGDDGYVRIWEILTGRQLWNARLSSDDAVDAVSWRPVKEASILAAAAGEHVYLIVPFALLSPDVEQRSRDLVDAGWGYASSKSTSTNAHDAPNTPPGLWSRPEKKREDKGILVQVEVRSAIKTLSWHRRGDYFCTVSPRGQSSSVAIHTVSKHLTQLPFRRLKGIAQTAQFHPSKAIFFVATRNTIRSYDLAKQELVKILQPGAKWISSMAVHPGGDNLIVGTYDKRLLWHDLELSTKPYKTLRFHTAAIRAVAFHQAAYPLFADASDDGTLQIFHGNVVTDLMENATIVPLKVLKGHKVRQRLGVMDVQWHPREPWCVSAGADGTIRLWN